The Pleuronectes platessa chromosome 11, fPlePla1.1, whole genome shotgun sequence genome includes a window with the following:
- the c11h14orf180 gene encoding nutritionally-regulated adipose and cardiac enriched protein homolog isoform X1: MLNRGREGLFELGQQLQQQGEYQAALHCFLSCLLGLSHVQTFTSLPNCLHQIAELFITEKNYGKALQFIQAEKMFYEVALIELTALHGSTGPQEEATLGSAGWTTPEELSEQASHAQHLERLAQLCIMSKQPHLALEYSGKATKIHQRAFGNDHPITARSLELMATVYAEIGKNEYSDSLGQCVSALSKRFAAAESIRDTVNCVPHSHREKHSEVRHRKDSRHHPEDTPKPKIANGKVPTSILKRPSPNYGSDAELNHRRKGERRVRFREPETTVHGENIKLQFAQSLSHVFVQPEKLHCPQQLQHFSQTGPVTEYNPRCTYRCLLSESDVCFLKLPPTVQRHAKWG; encoded by the exons ATGCTGAACAGGGGGAGGGAGGGCCTGTTCGAGCTGggacagcagctccagcagcaggggGAGTACCAGGCCGCCCTCCACTGCTTCCTCAGCTGCCTGCTGGGACTGAGCCATGTGCAGACCTTCACCTCTCTGCCCAACTGCCTTCACCAG ATTGCagagctcttcatcactgaaaaGAATT ATGGGAAGGCCCTCCAGTTCATCCAGGCTGAGAAAATGTTCTATGAGGTGGCACTGATCGAGCTCACAGCTCTTCATGGGAGCACAG GGCCTCAGGAGGAGGCTACGCTGGGCTCTGCAGGATGGACGACCCCAGAGGAGCTGTCGGAGCAGGCCTCCCATGCTCAGCACCTCGAGCGGCTGGCTCAGCTCTGCATCATGAGCAAACA ACCTCACCTCGCTCTGGAATACAGCGGTAAG GCTACAAAGATCCACCAGAGGGCCTTCGGTAATGATCACCCAATCACAGCCAGGAGCCTGGAGCTTATGGCCACCGTCTATGCTGAGATTGGCAAGAATGAATATTCAG ACTCCctgggtcagtgtgtgtctgcgctgTCCAAACGCTTCGCTGCTGCAGAGTCCATCAGAGACACCGTCAACTGTGTTCCTCACTCCCACCGGGAGAAACACTCAGAGGTCCGACACAGGAAGGACAGCCGCCACCACCCGGAGGACACACCGAAACCTAAG ATAGCCAATGGCAAAGTCCCCACCTCCATTCTAAAGAGGCCAAGCCCCAACTATGGGTCAGACGCGGAACTGAACCATCGGCGGAAAGGCGAGCGGAGGGTTCGATTCCGAGAGCCAGAGACCACGGTACATGGTGAGAACATTAAGTTACAGTTTGCTCAGAGTCTGTCACACGTGTTTGTACAGCCAGAGAAGTTACACTgccctcagcagctgcagcacttcAGCCAAACTGGTCCAGTGACTGAATATAATCCACGTTGTACATACCGTTGTTTGCTGTCTGAATCCGACGTGTGTTTTCTcaagcttcctcccacagtccagagacatGCAAAGTGGGGTTAG
- the c11h14orf180 gene encoding nutritionally-regulated adipose and cardiac enriched protein homolog isoform X2: MLNRGREGLFELGQQLQQQGEYQAALHCFLSCLLGLSHVQTFTSLPNCLHQIAELFITEKNYGKALQFIQAEKMFYEVALIELTALHGSTGPQEEATLGSAGWTTPEELSEQASHAQHLERLAQLCIMSKQPHLALEYSGKATKIHQRAFGNDHPITARSLELMATVYAEIGKNEYSDSLGQCVSALSKRFAAAESIRDTVNCVPHSHREKHSEVRHRKDSRHHPEDTPKPKIANGKVPTSILKRPSPNYGSDAELNHRRKGERRVRFREPETTVHAYETTRSRPHLALFTCLFLLMSFLGVAMYCTDRRRPQRVCEELEAALAVYLLHMKQLVWGCWIWLTMQ; the protein is encoded by the exons ATGCTGAACAGGGGGAGGGAGGGCCTGTTCGAGCTGggacagcagctccagcagcaggggGAGTACCAGGCCGCCCTCCACTGCTTCCTCAGCTGCCTGCTGGGACTGAGCCATGTGCAGACCTTCACCTCTCTGCCCAACTGCCTTCACCAG ATTGCagagctcttcatcactgaaaaGAATT ATGGGAAGGCCCTCCAGTTCATCCAGGCTGAGAAAATGTTCTATGAGGTGGCACTGATCGAGCTCACAGCTCTTCATGGGAGCACAG GGCCTCAGGAGGAGGCTACGCTGGGCTCTGCAGGATGGACGACCCCAGAGGAGCTGTCGGAGCAGGCCTCCCATGCTCAGCACCTCGAGCGGCTGGCTCAGCTCTGCATCATGAGCAAACA ACCTCACCTCGCTCTGGAATACAGCGGTAAG GCTACAAAGATCCACCAGAGGGCCTTCGGTAATGATCACCCAATCACAGCCAGGAGCCTGGAGCTTATGGCCACCGTCTATGCTGAGATTGGCAAGAATGAATATTCAG ACTCCctgggtcagtgtgtgtctgcgctgTCCAAACGCTTCGCTGCTGCAGAGTCCATCAGAGACACCGTCAACTGTGTTCCTCACTCCCACCGGGAGAAACACTCAGAGGTCCGACACAGGAAGGACAGCCGCCACCACCCGGAGGACACACCGAAACCTAAG ATAGCCAATGGCAAAGTCCCCACCTCCATTCTAAAGAGGCCAAGCCCCAACTATGGGTCAGACGCGGAACTGAACCATCGGCGGAAAGGCGAGCGGAGGGTTCGATTCCGAGAGCCAGAGACCACGGTACATG CCTATGAGACGACGCGGTCCCGCCCCCACCTCGCCCTCTTCAcctgcctcttcctcctgatGTCATTCCTGGGTGTGGCCATGTACTGCACAGACCGCCGACGCCCACAGCGAGTGTGCGAGGAGCTGGAGGCCGCGCTGGCTGTCTACCTGCTGCATATGAAGCAGCTGGTGTGGGGCTGCTGGATATGGCTTACCATGCAGTGA